One Pseudomonas entomophila genomic window carries:
- a CDS encoding SDR family NAD(P)-dependent oxidoreductase has protein sequence MSTPRTVIITGASSGLGFALAQAFLERGDNVVGNARTEARLNEAAARLGNPANFVGVAGDIAEKATAEHLFATALEAFGRVDILVNNAGIFIPKPVTDYTEADVDALVGTNLKGFFYPAQAAARVMKQQGHGHIIAITASVALQPDTRVPALLPVLIKGGLNQAVKGLALELAASGVQVNAVAPGIIETPLHGGQVEGLGALSPSGRVGKPEDVVDAVLYLTDARFVSGVILPVDGGSTAGTWH, from the coding sequence CTCGAGCGCGGCGACAACGTGGTCGGCAACGCCCGCACCGAGGCGCGCCTGAACGAAGCCGCCGCCCGCCTTGGCAACCCAGCGAACTTCGTCGGCGTGGCGGGCGACATCGCCGAAAAGGCCACTGCCGAGCACCTGTTCGCCACGGCCCTTGAGGCCTTTGGCCGGGTCGACATTCTGGTCAACAACGCCGGCATCTTCATTCCCAAGCCGGTGACCGACTACACCGAGGCCGATGTCGATGCACTGGTCGGCACCAACCTCAAAGGCTTCTTCTACCCGGCTCAAGCGGCGGCACGGGTCATGAAGCAACAAGGGCACGGGCACATCATCGCCATCACAGCATCGGTGGCCCTGCAACCGGATACCCGCGTCCCGGCGCTGCTGCCGGTGCTGATCAAGGGCGGCCTCAACCAAGCGGTCAAGGGCCTGGCCCTGGAACTGGCCGCCAGCGGCGTGCAGGTCAATGCCGTGGCACCGGGGATCATCGAGACCCCGCTGCACGGTGGCCAGGTCGAAGGGCTTGGGGCGCTGTCACCCAGCGGCCGGGTCGGCAAGCCCGAGGATGTGGTGGACGCCGTGCTGTACCTGACCGACGCACGCTTCGTCAGCGGCGTCATCCTGCCTGTGGACGGCGGCAGCACCGCTGGCACCTGGCACTGA